The region GTTCATAGCCAGGCGGAACAGAGCCATGCACTCGCCGAAGGACGCCTTGTCCAGCCAGTGGGCGGAACCCAGATAGCAGCCCAGAGGCAGGGGAGACTGTCTCTCCAGAGCCTCGCAACGGCGGATGATCTCATAGAGATAAGGCCCGGCGGCGCCGTAATAGCCCGAGAGAAACTCCTTCATAATGAGGTCGTCGTCCAGCTCCGGGTCCCACATGAGCCGGGCCGCCATATAGGCCTTCAGCAGGGTAAAGGCGCAGTTCTTGTTGAAGGCGTCCCCCTGCTCAAACACAGCCTTTGCCCCGTTTTTCCTGAAGGTCAGGAGGTCCGGCTTCAGGCAGAAGAAATTGGGGTGCATCAGATAGGAGGCGCTGAAGTTCACCGTGTAGTTCCAGATGAACAGATTGTCCGTCAGCCGCCGCCAGCCGTCCAGGGACTTGAGGTAGCTCAGGTTCACCGCCACCCTTTTGGGATGTATGCTCGAGGCGCTGTCGGGCAGAGGAGTGCCAAAATCGTTGCGTATATTGCACAGCCTGACTATGACGTTTTTCTCCGGCCGGATGCCCCTGGGGGGAGTGACGGAGTAGTCGTAGGCAAAGGTCTCCACCAGCACGCCGGGGAACTCCTTCGCCACCGCCCGGGCCACCCGGTTCACGGCCTGCAGTATGACTCCCGACTGGGACCCGTATTTTTTGGCCAGGGCGGCGCAGTTTTTGCAGCGGCAATAGAGCTCGTTGTCGTTCTGGGACACGCTGATCATACGGGCGCCGGGGTTGTCCCTCAGGGTCCGGAGCACCTGCTCCGTCAGGGCCTCCACGCATTCGTCGTTGCTGAGGCACAGCTGGGCATAGGCCGAGACCCGCTTGCCCTCAAACTCGGTGAACCATTCCGGGTGGTCCCCGTAATACTCCGAGGGCGGCAAAAACTGAGCAAAGGTGTGGCCGCCGCCCAAGAGCTCCCAGCAGCCCCCCCATTCGGGGCTGATGGGGCCGGTGGCCGGATTGGTGCGGCCGTTGAGCTTGCGCTTCACCCTGAAGCGCTCGTCGTGCATGAACTCCCGGAAAAAGTCTTCCCGCAGATAAAAGGGAGGCCGGTAGGTCTTCCGCATCTCCGTGGCTATATCCGTCAGCCGGGGCACGTATTCGTCCTCCGGCGTCAGGAACCGGA is a window of Abditibacteriota bacterium DNA encoding:
- a CDS encoding DUF4838 domain-containing protein, giving the protein VGQTEWTKKQVPDFDWDSLKRDGILIKSGPDSLVLAGDRPAGTLYAVYDFLEEALGVRFLTPEDEYVPRLTDIATEMRKTYRPPFYLREDFFREFMHDERFRVKRKLNGRTNPATGPISPEWGGCWELLGGGHTFAQFLPPSEYYGDHPEWFTEFEGKRVSAYAQLCLSNDECVEALTEQVLRTLRDNPGARMISVSQNDNELYCRCKNCAALAKKYGSQSGVILQAVNRVARAVAKEFPGVLVETFAYDYSVTPPRGIRPEKNVIVRLCNIRNDFGTPLPDSASSIHPKRVAVNLSYLKSLDGWRRLTDNLFIWNYTVNFSASYLMHPNFFCLKPDLLTFRKNGAKAVFEQGDAFNKNCAFTLLKAYMAARLMWDPELDDDLIMKEFLSGYYGAAGPYLYEIIRRCEALERQSPLPLGCYLGSAHWLDKASFGECMALFRLAMNAVKGNEALEDRVLGEAMYFEYSLTRLSGEARQEWSRTPWLLYRDTGEFEAALYDYVQRTDNRYNREGGLYEGKDAVREEGRAEVKVLPEALRSLAPEEYFCMPGSDFVCYIRGVASDVKEDPLAEEGFAGVQYTDTAEWGLQRKVAPILNKALSAGFSKMHIFVSARAEGPKDDAQKACELHLYDFQRGGVFSRGIMASELSGDKYTVIDCGETPLWECNDVHLCILPFNNGAVKGGVWVDKVYMIFEK